A single genomic interval of Malania oleifera isolate guangnan ecotype guangnan chromosome 13, ASM2987363v1, whole genome shotgun sequence harbors:
- the LOC131146503 gene encoding protein NRT1/ PTR FAMILY 2.9-like: MQEMDAAENKDEKATTTDHTPTEVKYRGVKAMPFVIGNETFEKLGTIGTSSNLLVYLTTVFNMKSITATTLVNTFNGTTNFSPLLGAFLCDTYFGRYKTLGFASVASFLGMLMLTLTAAISELHPPQCIKVENGTCPQPTPWQMAFLLGGFGLLVVGAGGIRPCNLAFGADQFNPETESGKRGISSFFNWYYFTYTFAMMVSLTIIVYVQSNVSWALGLAVPAFLMLLSCAFFFIGTKIYVKVKPEGSPLTSVAQVIVAAVKKRHLKLPEQPWLSLFNHFPTNSINSKLPHTDQFRFLDKGAIRTPNDELNLDGSAANPWRLSSMQRAGEVKCLIRVIPIWFAGVVYSVAIVQQQTYVVFQALQANRRLGIGSFRLPAASYIAFSMLSLTIWIPMYDQIIVPFVRRFTGLEGGITILQKIGIGLVLAVVTMFVSALIEHWRRTLALTDPIGTDPRRGAISSLSAMWLVPQLTLSGLSEAFAVVGQVEFYYKQFPENMRSIGAAFLFCGFAGSSYLSTFLVSIVHHITGRNGKGNWLAEDLNEGKLDYFYYLVAVLELFNLGYFLLCAKWYKYKGTGGNNVEVPMEKMQFEKPMV, encoded by the exons ATGCAGGAAATGGATGCGGCAGAGAATAAGGATGAGAAAGCTACCACAACTGATCATACGCCTACAGAGGTCAAGTACAGAGGAGTTAAAGCCATGCCCTTTGTCATAG GGAATGAAACTTTTGAGAAGCTGGGGACTATCGGCACCTCATCCAACCTGCTGGTGTATCTGACCACTGTGTTCAACATGAAGAGCATCACAGCGACAACTCTTGTCAACACCTTCAATGGCACCACCAACTTCAGTCCCCTGCTCGGAGCTTTCCTCTGTGACACCTACTTTGGTCGCTATAAGACTCTGGGATTTGCTTCGGTTGCCTCTTTTTTG GGAATGCTGATGTTAACGCTAACAGCGGCAATCTCAGAGCTGCACCCTCCCCAGTGCATAAAAGTAGAGAATGGCACATGCCCACAGCCTACCCCATGGCAAATGGCTTTTCTCCTAGGCGGATTTGGGCTGCTGGTAGTTGGTGCTGGCGGAATCCGGCCATGCAACTTGGCCTTTGGAGCTGACCAGTTCAATCCTGAAACCGAATCCGGTAAGAGGGGTATCAGCAGCTTCTTCAACTGGTACTACTTCACCTACACTTTTGCAATGATGGTATCATTGACGATCATCGTCTATGTCCAATCCAATGTGAGCTGGGCTCTTGGCCTTGCTGTTCCTGCATTTCTTATGCTCTTATCGTGTGCATTCTTCTTCATCGGTAcgaaaatatatgtgaaagtgaagcCAGAAGGTAGCCCTTTAACAAGTGTGGCACAGGTCATAGTGGCTGCAGTCAAGAAAAGGCATTTGAAGTTGCCAGAGCAGCCATGGTTATCCCTTTTTAATCATTTTCCCACCAACTCCATCAATTCCAAGCTTCCTCACACAGATCAATTCAG ATTTTTGGATAAAGGGGCAATCCGAACCCCCAACGACGAACTCAACCTAGATGGATCAGCAGCCAATCCATGGAGACTTAGCAGTATGCAGCGAGCCGGAGAGGTAAAGTGTTTGATAAGAGTGATTCCGATATGGTTTGCAGGAGTCGTATACAGCGTTGCAATTGTCCAACAGCAAACCTACGTGGTATTTCAAGCCCTCCAGGCCAACAGGCGGCTAGGAATTGGGAGTTTCAGGCTCCCAGCAGCGTCCTACATTGCCTTCTCCATGCTCAGCCTCACCATCTGGATACCCATGTATGACCAAATCATAGTCCCATTTGTCCGAAGGTTCACGGGGCTAGAAGGCGGCATTACTATCCTCCAAAAGATAGGCATTGGCTTGGTTCTTGCAGTTGTCACCATGTTTGTGTCAGCCTTGATCGAACATTGGAGACGAACTCTAGCTCTCACTGACCCAATTGGGACAGATCCAAGAAGGGGTGCCATTTCTTCCTTGTCGGCTATGTGGTTGGTGCCTCAATTGACACTTTCAGGTCTCTCTGAAGCATTTGCAGTTGTCGGCCAAGTTGAATTCTACTACAAGCAATTCCCGGAAAACATGAGAAGCATTGGCGCAGCTTTCCTGTTTTGTGGCTTTGCGGGATCTAGTTATTTGAGTACCTTCTTGGTATCAATAGTTCACCACATTACTGGCAGAAATGGAAAGGGAAATTGGCTGGCAGAAGATCTTAATGAAGGGAAGCTGGACTACTTCTACTACCTAGTAGCTGTTCTAGAACTCTTCAATTTAGGTTACTTTCTCCTGTGTGCTAAGTGGTACAAGTACAAGGGAACTGGGGGCAACAATGTCGAAGTGCCCATGGAGAAAATGCAGTTTGAAAAGCCTATGGTTTGA